The DNA sequence TGCGCGAAGGAGTTACGCAAAGCGACATGATCAACAGTCTGATTTTGATTATGCCAAAACTGGAAGATAAACTGGGTTAAGAAAGAGATAGCAGTTAACAAGAAAGTCAACTATTAAAAACAAAATACAGGAAAGAAAAAGATTTGTGAGGATTTTGAAATTCCTGAAAACAAAAATTTATCAACAACAAAAATGAAAGATTTAAAAAATATTCAAGTTTTCGTGGCCACTGAAGAGCACCTCAAATATGTTGACGAGGTGAACGATGCCATCGATATTGCTTCAAAAGAGCGCGGAACCGGTATTGCCCGTCGTACACACGAATACATTGCCGACAAAATGCTACAAGGCAAGGCGATTATTGCCCTCGAAAACGGCGTAACTTTTGCCGGATTCTGTTACGTAGAAACATGGGGCGCCAAAAGCTTTGTGGCCAACTCGGGATTGATCGTCGTGAAAGAATTCAGGGGAATCGGACTTGCAACTGAAATCAAACGTAAAGCATTTTCTCTTTCAAGACAGCTGTACCCCAACTCCAAAATCTTTGGGCTGACTACTGGCTTGGCTGTAATGAAGATTAATCATGAATTGGGCTACCGTCCGGTTACTTTTTCGGAATTGACTGACGATGATGTTTTCTGGAACGGATGCAAAAGTTGTGTGAATCACGATATTCTGGAGCGTACAGGCAGAAGCAAATGTCTTTGTACAGGAATGTTATTCGATCCGGCATGGGAACAGGCCAAGAAACCCGAAGAAAAAAAGCAAAATGGTGGCTGGGCAATTAAAGGAACGTTGCTCGATATCATCAATAAATTAAAACCAAATAAGAACGGAACTCAACCAAAAGAAGGTCGAAAATTTTTCATTTTTTAAGTTATTGACCACAAAACGGATGGTTATTCTCGTAAATTCAAAACTTTGCTTTTTTTAAGCCTCCCCTTTAGGGGGAAGTTTGGAGGGGGCTTTAAAATATAGTCATGAAAGAAAAAGTAGTTTTAGCATTTAGCGGAGGTTTAGATACTTCGTATTGCGCCAAATACCTGTCGGTAGAAAAAAATCTGGAAGTTTACACTGCCATTGCAAACACTGGCGGATTCAGTCAGGCAGAACTGGATGCCATTGAGAAAAAAGCCTACAATCTTGGGGCAGTCAAACATGTTGCTTTAGATGTCACCGACACCTATTACGAAAAAAGTATCAAATACATGGTTTTCGGAAATGTTCTCCGAAACAATACCTATCCCATATCGGTAAGTTCTGAGCGTGTATTTCAGGCCATTGCCATTATTGAATATGCCAAGCAAATTGGCGCCAAATATGTAGCTCACGGAAGTACCGGCGCAGGAAATGATCAGGTTCGTTTCGATTTAACCTTCCAGATTTTGGCTCCTGAAATCGGTATCCTCACTCCTACCCGCGACCTCGAACTCAGCCGTCAGGAAGAAATTGATTACCTGAAAGCGCATGGCGTTGAAGCCGACTGGAAAAAGATGGATTACTCCATCAACAAAGGACTATGGGGAACAAGTATCGGTGGAAAAGAAACCCTGAAATCGAACAAAACTCTTCCTGAAGAAGCTTATCCATCGCAATTGACCGAAACCGAAGAAAAAGAAATTACGCTCGATTATATTGCTGGCGAATTAAAAGGTGTGAATGGCGAGATTTTCGAAAATCCGGTAAATGCAATTCGTGCCTTGGAAGCTGTAGCATCTCCATACGCTGTTGGCCGTGATATGCACATTGGCGACACGATTATCGGGATAAAAGGCCGCGTAGGTTTTGAAGCCGCTGCGCCAATTATCGCGATAAAAGCACACCAGATGCTCGAAAAACACACACTCACCAAATGGCAGCAATACTGGAAAGAACAACTGGGCAACTGGTACGGAATGTTCCTTCACGAAGCTTTGTATTTTGAACCAGTAATGCGCGACATCGAGAAATTCCTCGAAAATTCGCAGCAAACCGTTACCGGAAAAGTGATTGTGAAATTAAAACCTTACAATTTTGTTCTGGTTGGTGTTGAATCAGATCACGATTTAATGCGCTCTGAATTTGGTGAATATGGCGAGAAAAACTCTGCCTGGACTGCCGACGATGTGAAAGGCTTTACTAAAGTGCTTTCAACTTCGCTGAAGATTCACAATTCAGTGAACCATTCATTTTAAATGATGATTCGACCCCGACGGGGTCGCAGGATTATAGATGGAATGTAGTTTTCTACCAATATACGACCCCAGATAGGGTCGAACAACACAATAAATTGAAATGATCAAAGTAGGAATAATAGGTGGCGCCGGATATACAGCCGGTGAATTGATCAGGATTTTGCTGAACCATCCGCAGGCTGAGTTGACTTTTGTTCAAAGCGGCAGCAATGGAGGCAATTTACTGTCAGACGTTCATACCGATTTGCTGGGTGACACCGACATTAAATTTGTAGCCGAAGCAGATTTCTCACTGATCGACGTGGCTTTTTTCTGCATGGGGCATGGAAAATCGAAGGAATTTCTCCAGAAAAATACAATTCCTGAAAATGTAAAAATCATCGATTTGAGCCACGATTTCAGGTTAAAGCGCGAAGGAAACGAATTCGTTTATGGTTTGCCTGAATTGAACCGCGAATTAATCCGGAAGTCGAACCGCATTGCTAACCCGGGATGTTTTGCGACCGGAATTCAACTGGCCGTTCTGCCTTTGGCTGCCGCTGGTTTAATTAAAGATGAACTGCATGTCAATGCCATTACTGGTTCAACCGGAGCAGGACAAGCACCAAGCCAAACCTCGCATTTCAGTTGGAGAAACAACAATGTATCGGTTTATAAAGCGTTCGAGCATCAGCATTTGGGCGAAATTGGCCAAAGTTTCAAACAACTTCAGCCAAACTTCAATTTTGATATCAATTTCATTCCCGTCCGGGGAAATCATACCCGAGGCATCTTTGCCTCTGTTTACACCAAATTTGACGGTTCTTTAGAAGAAGCCGTCAAGCTATATCAGGATTATTATGCGTCACATCCGTTTGTATTTGTGAGCCAGACCAATCCCGATTTAAAACAAGTGGTAAACACCAACAAAGCGATAGTTTACCTCGAAAAACATGGCAATAAACTGATGATCCTTTCGGTAACCGATAATCTGCTGAAAGGTGCCTCCGGACAGGCCGTTCAGAATATGAACCTGATTTTTGGCCTCGAAGAAACGCTAGGCTTAAATTTGAAAGCGGTGGCATTTTAAAATAATTGTTACGGGTTACGGGTTGCGGGTTACGAGTTAAACCCCAACACGAAACTCGTAACACGAAACTCGTAACACGAAACTCGTAACATTTTTATTATGAATTTATTCGACGTATATCCATTACAAGATATCACTCCCGTTAAAGGAGAAGGTTGTTACATGTCGGACGAAAACGGTATTAAATACCTTGATTTATACGGCGGTCATGCTGTAATTTCGGTAGGACATTCGCATCCACATTACATCAAAAGACTGACCAACCAATTAAACCAAATTGGTTTTTATTCCAATTCGGTGCAGGTTCCTCAGCAAAAAGAGCTGGCCGAAAAGCTTGGACAAGTTTCTGGCTATCCCGATTACCAGCTTTTTCTGGTCAATTCAGGAGCCGAAGCCAACGAAAATGCGCTGAAACTGGCGTCTTTTGTGACAGGCCGCAAAAAGATAGTGAGCTTCAAAAAAGGGTTCCACGGGCGCACTTCGGCCGCTGTGGCTGTAACCGACAATCCTAAACTGGTAGCTCCGATCAACGAAACATCCAACGCCGTTATTATTCCATTCAATAACCTGGAATTACTGGAAGAACAGCTAAAAACCAATGAAATTGCCGGTGTAATTATAGAAGGTATTCAGGGAATTGGTGGAATTCACGTTCCTGCTGAAGGCTTTTTGGTTCAGGCCGAGAAACTGTGCAAACAATACGGAGCATTGCTGATTTTGGACGAAATACAATCGGGATACGGACGCAGTGGAAAATTCTTCGCGCACCAGTACACCACAGTAAAACCTGATTTAATTACTGTAGCCAAAGGAATGGGCAACGGATTTCCGGTAGGTGGTCTGTTGATTGCTCCTGAAATCAAACCTTGGTACGGTATGTTGGGAACCACTTTCGGCGGAAATTACCTGGCCTGTGCTGCAAGTCTGGCTGTTCTGGAAATAATGGAGAACGAAAAGCTGGTCGAAAATGCCGCAGAAGTTGGTGAATATCTGATCAATAAACTTAAATCCTTTTCAGGAATTAAGGAAGTTCGGGGACTTGGGTTGATGATTGGGCTCGAATTTGATCAACAAATTAATGACATTCGTCATGTTTTATTAAAAAAACATCATATTTTTACCGGCGTAAGTGGAGCAAATACAATAAGACTACTTTCACCGCTAACTTTGACCAAGGAACAAGCCAATGTCTTCCTTGAAGCATTGACTGAAACGCTTGGATAACTAAATTTTATAAAATGATTGACCAGAAAATTACGATTATAGGTGGAGGAAATTTAGGTGGGGCAATTGCGTTCGGTTTAATTAAATCGAAACAAATTCAGCCTTCAGCAATTACAGTCACCCGTCGTCGGTTAAATCTGCTTGAAAAACTTCAGGAGCAAGGCGTAAAAATTACCAACGACAATGTTGAAGCCTCAAAAAATGCAGATATTATTATTCTTGCTATCAAGCCGTATCAGGTTCTTGAAATCATTCAGGAAATTAAACCTGTTCTAAATTCGAATCAAATTCTCATTTCTCTCGTAGCAGGAGTTGGGCTCCAGAAATTGGAAGAAGTTGCGGGTTCTGATGTTCAGATTTTCAGGGCAATGCCAAACACAGCTATTGCCATTCAGGAATCGATGACCTTGATTTCAACCAATGTAAAATCGGAAGAATTACGTAATTTGGTTTTGCACATTTTTAACCAGCTTGGTCAAACAACAATAATAACTGAAGATTTGATGGCTGCGGCAACAGTTCTGGCATCGTGCGGAATTGCTTTTGCACTTCGCTACATGCGGGCTGCCATGCAGGGCGGTATCGAAATCGGGTTCGGCGCTGAAATGGCTCAGTTTATTACAGCTCAAACAGTAAAAGGTGCAACTGGATTAATCCTTGATTCGGGCCGTCATCCGGAGCAGGAAATCGATAAAGTGACCACCCCTCGCGGAATCACCATTACCGGGCTGAATGAGATGGAACACAAAGGCTTTAGTTCATCGCTGATTCAAGGGTTAATTGCCTCTTTCAACAAAATTGAAAAAGGCTAACAAAACTGTTTTGAAGACACTTTTACGCTATAAAAAAATAACTGTCAAAGTTGGCAGTAACGTTCTAACCAAGTCTGATGGAACATTGAATGATGCCAATATTTCGCATTTGGTTGACCAGATTGCTTTTTTGCATCAGGAAGGTGTCGAAATTGTTCTGGTATCTTCCGGAGCAGTAGCAGCAGGTCGCGGCGAAATTGGCAATGGCCGAAAACTGGATACGGTTTCGGCGCGGCAATTGTGGTCGGCCGTTGGTCAGGTAAAAATGATCAATAAGTGGGCTGAGGCGTTCAACCAATATGGTATTGTGTGCGCCCAGGTTCTAACCACCAAAGAAAATTTCAGTGATCGTGTTCATTATTTGAACATGAAAAACTGCATTTCGACCCTGATTGAAAACAAGGTTATTCCGATTGTGAACGAGAACGATACCATTTCGGTTACCGAACTGATGTTTACTGACAATGACGAACTTTCAGGATTAATTGCCTCAATGGAAGATTCTGAAGCTTTGATTATACTGAGCAACATTGACGGAATTTACGATGGTTCGCCCGAATTACCTGAATCGAAAGTAATTCGCGAGGTTACCTCAAAAAGCAAACCGTTGAACGAGGCCATTTCAACCAGCAAATCGAGTTTCGGTCGTGGAGGAATGTTGACCAAATATCACATTGCAAAAAAAGTGGCAAAAGGTGGCAT is a window from the Aquipluma nitroreducens genome containing:
- a CDS encoding GNAT family N-acetyltransferase, whose amino-acid sequence is MKDLKNIQVFVATEEHLKYVDEVNDAIDIASKERGTGIARRTHEYIADKMLQGKAIIALENGVTFAGFCYVETWGAKSFVANSGLIVVKEFRGIGLATEIKRKAFSLSRQLYPNSKIFGLTTGLAVMKINHELGYRPVTFSELTDDDVFWNGCKSCVNHDILERTGRSKCLCTGMLFDPAWEQAKKPEEKKQNGGWAIKGTLLDIINKLKPNKNGTQPKEGRKFFIF
- the proC gene encoding pyrroline-5-carboxylate reductase — translated: MIDQKITIIGGGNLGGAIAFGLIKSKQIQPSAITVTRRRLNLLEKLQEQGVKITNDNVEASKNADIIILAIKPYQVLEIIQEIKPVLNSNQILISLVAGVGLQKLEEVAGSDVQIFRAMPNTAIAIQESMTLISTNVKSEELRNLVLHIFNQLGQTTIITEDLMAAATVLASCGIAFALRYMRAAMQGGIEIGFGAEMAQFITAQTVKGATGLILDSGRHPEQEIDKVTTPRGITITGLNEMEHKGFSSSLIQGLIASFNKIEKG
- the argC gene encoding N-acetyl-gamma-glutamyl-phosphate reductase, whose product is MIKVGIIGGAGYTAGELIRILLNHPQAELTFVQSGSNGGNLLSDVHTDLLGDTDIKFVAEADFSLIDVAFFCMGHGKSKEFLQKNTIPENVKIIDLSHDFRLKREGNEFVYGLPELNRELIRKSNRIANPGCFATGIQLAVLPLAAAGLIKDELHVNAITGSTGAGQAPSQTSHFSWRNNNVSVYKAFEHQHLGEIGQSFKQLQPNFNFDINFIPVRGNHTRGIFASVYTKFDGSLEEAVKLYQDYYASHPFVFVSQTNPDLKQVVNTNKAIVYLEKHGNKLMILSVTDNLLKGASGQAVQNMNLIFGLEETLGLNLKAVAF
- a CDS encoding argininosuccinate synthase, giving the protein MKEKVVLAFSGGLDTSYCAKYLSVEKNLEVYTAIANTGGFSQAELDAIEKKAYNLGAVKHVALDVTDTYYEKSIKYMVFGNVLRNNTYPISVSSERVFQAIAIIEYAKQIGAKYVAHGSTGAGNDQVRFDLTFQILAPEIGILTPTRDLELSRQEEIDYLKAHGVEADWKKMDYSINKGLWGTSIGGKETLKSNKTLPEEAYPSQLTETEEKEITLDYIAGELKGVNGEIFENPVNAIRALEAVASPYAVGRDMHIGDTIIGIKGRVGFEAAAPIIAIKAHQMLEKHTLTKWQQYWKEQLGNWYGMFLHEALYFEPVMRDIEKFLENSQQTVTGKVIVKLKPYNFVLVGVESDHDLMRSEFGEYGEKNSAWTADDVKGFTKVLSTSLKIHNSVNHSF
- the proB gene encoding glutamate 5-kinase, whose amino-acid sequence is MKTLLRYKKITVKVGSNVLTKSDGTLNDANISHLVDQIAFLHQEGVEIVLVSSGAVAAGRGEIGNGRKLDTVSARQLWSAVGQVKMINKWAEAFNQYGIVCAQVLTTKENFSDRVHYLNMKNCISTLIENKVIPIVNENDTISVTELMFTDNDELSGLIASMEDSEALIILSNIDGIYDGSPELPESKVIREVTSKSKPLNEAISTSKSSFGRGGMLTKYHIAKKVAKGGINVHIGNGMKENTLLKIMNPMEDFVHTSFLSEIKKSSNVKKWISYSESFAKGELVVNQGASNALLSSQATSLLPVGVVSIEGTFEKGDLVKIKDEDGKLIGIGKSEYNSEKAEKFKGNKNKKAVVHYDYLYIME
- a CDS encoding aspartate aminotransferase family protein — its product is MNLFDVYPLQDITPVKGEGCYMSDENGIKYLDLYGGHAVISVGHSHPHYIKRLTNQLNQIGFYSNSVQVPQQKELAEKLGQVSGYPDYQLFLVNSGAEANENALKLASFVTGRKKIVSFKKGFHGRTSAAVAVTDNPKLVAPINETSNAVIIPFNNLELLEEQLKTNEIAGVIIEGIQGIGGIHVPAEGFLVQAEKLCKQYGALLILDEIQSGYGRSGKFFAHQYTTVKPDLITVAKGMGNGFPVGGLLIAPEIKPWYGMLGTTFGGNYLACAASLAVLEIMENEKLVENAAEVGEYLINKLKSFSGIKEVRGLGLMIGLEFDQQINDIRHVLLKKHHIFTGVSGANTIRLLSPLTLTKEQANVFLEALTETLG